One stretch of Roseimicrobium sp. ORNL1 DNA includes these proteins:
- a CDS encoding type II secretion system protein, translating to MNAQSHRHSAPHRWGRRVAAFTLIELVLVLTILAVIAGAAVPSVTGMMQEAEARKPLEDLARLAKRTRLRAMEEKRPYQIAFTSTGYTATRYLSPYLQAAQIDEFIQRSEHEAEQKQEAGLIQENGEATPAITPPPASASGTGAPQSVPPPHVFKEWTEKHSLPEGMTCSIQYWYEPQATSVEGTEVKLWVFQPTGMVTPLKVTMTTSGGTAYSADFNALTADIVKETSE from the coding sequence ATGAACGCACAAAGCCACAGGCACAGCGCCCCGCATCGGTGGGGACGCCGCGTGGCGGCGTTCACGTTGATTGAGCTGGTCCTCGTGCTGACCATCCTGGCCGTGATCGCCGGCGCAGCGGTGCCCAGTGTCACCGGCATGATGCAGGAGGCGGAGGCACGCAAGCCTCTGGAGGACCTGGCCCGTCTCGCAAAGCGAACCCGCCTGCGCGCCATGGAGGAGAAGCGCCCCTACCAGATCGCCTTCACCAGCACTGGCTACACCGCCACCCGCTACCTCTCCCCCTACCTGCAGGCGGCGCAGATCGATGAGTTCATCCAGCGCTCCGAGCATGAGGCCGAGCAGAAGCAGGAAGCGGGACTCATCCAGGAAAACGGAGAGGCCACACCGGCCATCACCCCACCGCCAGCCTCCGCCTCCGGCACGGGCGCACCCCAGTCCGTTCCACCTCCGCATGTTTTCAAGGAATGGACAGAAAAACACTCCCTCCCCGAGGGCATGACCTGCAGCATCCAGTACTGGTACGAGCCGCAGGCCACCTCCGTTGAGGGCACCGAGGTGAAGCTCTGGGTGTTCCAACCCACCGGCATGGTCACGCCTCTGAAGGTGACCATGACGACTTCCGGCGGGACGGCTTATTCCGCCGATTTCAATGCCCTGACGGCGGACATCGTCAAAGAAACCTCGGAGTGA
- the gspG gene encoding type II secretion system major pseudopilin GspG: MKLPSLNSRSHLLSRQYRRARALGFTLVELVLVLTILAVLMGAAIYQLNKGGFFDMAVDQRVQSDIKTIGMSLDAYRISAGRYPTTEQGLEKLMEKPNKDREPFLKELPEDPWKQPYKYRNPATKSKDGYDVYSIGKDGQDNTEDDLGNWKPAEPK; encoded by the coding sequence ATGAAACTGCCCTCCCTCAACTCCCGCAGCCACCTTCTGTCCCGACAATACCGACGCGCCCGCGCCCTGGGCTTCACCCTTGTCGAGCTCGTGCTCGTGCTCACCATCCTTGCCGTGCTCATGGGCGCCGCGATTTATCAGCTCAACAAGGGCGGCTTCTTCGACATGGCGGTGGACCAGCGCGTGCAGAGTGACATCAAGACCATCGGCATGTCCCTGGATGCCTACCGCATCAGTGCGGGACGTTACCCCACCACGGAGCAGGGCCTGGAGAAGCTGATGGAAAAGCCCAACAAGGACCGCGAACCCTTCCTCAAGGAACTCCCCGAAGACCCGTGGAAGCAGCCGTACAAGTACCGCAATCCCGCCACCAAGTCCAAGGACGGCTATGACGTCTACTCCATCGGCAAGGACGGCCAGGACAACACCGAGGACGATCTGGGCAACTGGAAGCCCGCGGAGCCCAAGTAA
- the trmB gene encoding tRNA (guanosine(46)-N7)-methyltransferase TrmB — MPTASFMTELAAPIFTPADYFRELTPQEIFAEWERPLELDLGSGDGTFLVEMAALYPERNFLGVERLLGRVEKTAKRIRQRGLKNVRVLRLETTYTLSWLLPADLATRIHVLCPDPWPKKKHHGRRLFNDAEFLGGLRKVLREGGEFLFKTDDHNYYQEALEVMSGQSAFQRLDWAEDAFPYPKTDFEIQWLALSKSVERARWRKAIPGDCE; from the coding sequence GTGCCGACCGCTTCCTTCATGACCGAACTCGCCGCCCCGATCTTCACCCCCGCCGATTACTTCCGCGAACTCACACCCCAGGAAATCTTTGCCGAGTGGGAACGGCCCCTGGAGCTGGACTTGGGCAGCGGGGATGGCACCTTCCTGGTGGAAATGGCGGCGCTGTATCCGGAGCGGAACTTCCTCGGGGTGGAGCGACTCCTTGGACGCGTGGAGAAGACAGCGAAGCGCATCCGGCAGCGCGGCCTGAAGAATGTCCGTGTCCTCCGACTGGAGACCACCTACACCCTCAGCTGGCTGCTGCCGGCGGACCTGGCCACGCGCATTCATGTGCTGTGCCCGGACCCGTGGCCGAAGAAGAAGCATCACGGACGCCGCCTTTTTAATGACGCCGAGTTCCTCGGTGGCCTGCGCAAGGTGCTGCGCGAGGGAGGTGAATTCCTCTTCAAGACGGACGACCACAACTATTATCAGGAGGCGTTGGAGGTGATGTCCGGCCAGTCCGCGTTTCAGCGACTGGACTGGGCTGAGGATGCCTTTCCGTATCCCAAGACAGACTTTGAGATTCAGTGGCTCGCGCTTAGCAAATCTGTGGAGCGCGCGCGGTGGCGAAAAGCAATTCCGGGTGATTGCGAATGA
- a CDS encoding Rrf2 family transcriptional regulator gives MELSRFSDYSLRVLIYAAARENQKVTLSELAQAYRISHHHLVKIVHYLGKVGFLNNRRGRSGGIQLGKKPDEIRVGDVIRQTETHFNLAECFNPATDVCRISPTCRLKGVFHEARDAFLDVLDHYTLEDLVQNRGPILRLLTLNGTAPAPAPPSPAVAAAMNAPLEIPR, from the coding sequence ATGGAACTCAGCCGCTTTTCTGACTACTCGCTACGGGTGCTGATCTACGCGGCCGCGCGGGAAAACCAGAAGGTGACGCTGAGCGAACTCGCGCAGGCGTACCGAATCTCTCACCACCACCTCGTCAAAATCGTCCACTACCTCGGAAAGGTCGGTTTCCTCAACAACCGACGAGGGCGCTCAGGTGGCATCCAGCTGGGGAAGAAACCGGACGAGATCCGTGTGGGAGACGTCATCCGGCAGACGGAGACGCACTTCAATCTGGCGGAGTGCTTCAATCCTGCCACGGATGTGTGCCGCATCTCTCCGACGTGCCGCTTGAAGGGCGTGTTTCACGAGGCGCGTGATGCTTTCCTGGATGTGCTGGATCACTACACGCTGGAGGACCTGGTGCAGAACCGCGGCCCCATCCTGCGTCTGCTCACGCTGAATGGAACAGCGCCAGCACCGGCGCCTCCTTCACCAGCAGTGGCTGCGGCGATGAATGCGCCGCTGGAAATACCGAGGTGA
- the metE gene encoding 5-methyltetrahydropteroyltriglutamate--homocysteine S-methyltransferase, which yields MTTNESATNNASASGSSPAPLFSHSLGFPRVGAKRELKKAVEAFWKGASDETALQAAARELRATHWQLQADAGLELIPSNDFSLYDQVLDLSCLVGNVPERFGWDGKGDVNLETYFAMARGRSGAKKEDNESCGCGHEHGNGTANGSHNTGATACEMTKWFDTNYHYLVPEFNDGTTFRLASQKPFAEFQEALAQGHRTKPVLLGPVSYLYLGKVHGGKNPSFDRFKLLPQLLEVYGEVLQKLASQGAKWVQLDEPIFALDLDTTIKQHFVTAYDVLREKAGVLKLITACYFGAAGSNFLSLSRLPVEAIHLDITRGASDLDHGLEVLPPRTIVSLGVVDGRNIWKNDFAASLKVIDQVVQKLGRDRVWLAPSCSLLHSPVSLQHETKLESVIKGWMSFAAEKLTEVSTLARLAISPERESDVAWLANQSALATKATDPRLNVSAVRERAAALTPQDEQRDSSFAKRQEVQRNRLKLPAFPTTTIGSFPQTDEVRSWRARWRKGSLTDAEYEALLGEETARCVRVQEDLDIDVLVHGEFERNDMVEYFGEQLDGFTFTQNGWVQSYGSRCVKPPVIFGDVSRPHPMTVRWFQYAQSLTARPMKGMLTGPITILNWSFVRNDLSRPEVCRQIALAIRDEVRDLEAAGCRVIQIDEAALRECLPLREKDRAFYLQWTVAAFRVAASVVRDETQIHTHMCYSNFNDIIEAIAAMDADVITIETSRSSMELLDAFVRFEYPNEIGPGVYDIHSPRVPPATEMRELMDRASAVLPKDNLWVNPDCGLKTRGWPEVKAALANMVSVAHALRG from the coding sequence ATGACTACGAATGAATCCGCAACCAACAACGCATCTGCATCAGGCTCGTCCCCTGCCCCACTCTTCTCCCACTCGCTGGGCTTTCCCAGAGTCGGAGCAAAACGCGAACTCAAGAAAGCCGTCGAAGCCTTCTGGAAAGGCGCCTCGGATGAAACCGCGCTGCAAGCTGCCGCCCGGGAGCTTCGCGCCACGCACTGGCAGCTCCAGGCTGACGCTGGTCTCGAATTGATCCCAAGCAATGACTTCAGCCTTTATGACCAGGTGCTCGACCTGTCCTGCCTCGTGGGCAACGTGCCCGAGCGCTTCGGCTGGGATGGCAAAGGCGATGTAAATCTGGAGACCTACTTCGCCATGGCGCGCGGTCGCTCCGGCGCGAAGAAGGAAGACAATGAATCCTGCGGCTGCGGACACGAGCACGGCAATGGCACCGCAAATGGCAGCCACAACACTGGCGCGACCGCTTGTGAAATGACGAAGTGGTTCGACACGAACTACCACTACCTTGTGCCCGAGTTCAACGACGGCACCACCTTCCGCCTCGCAAGCCAGAAGCCCTTTGCCGAGTTTCAGGAAGCCCTCGCCCAGGGCCACCGCACCAAGCCGGTGCTGCTCGGCCCCGTAAGCTATTTGTACCTCGGCAAGGTGCACGGTGGAAAGAACCCTTCCTTCGACCGCTTCAAGCTGCTGCCTCAACTCCTCGAAGTGTATGGCGAGGTGCTGCAGAAGCTCGCCTCGCAAGGCGCCAAGTGGGTGCAGCTCGACGAGCCCATCTTTGCCCTCGATCTGGATACCACGATCAAGCAGCACTTCGTCACCGCTTATGATGTGCTGCGCGAGAAAGCCGGTGTGCTGAAACTCATCACCGCGTGCTACTTCGGCGCGGCAGGGTCGAACTTCCTCTCGCTCTCACGCCTTCCGGTGGAGGCCATCCATCTCGACATCACCCGTGGTGCGAGCGATCTCGATCACGGTCTGGAAGTACTGCCCCCGCGCACCATCGTTTCTCTTGGTGTCGTGGACGGACGCAACATCTGGAAGAACGACTTCGCCGCATCGCTGAAAGTCATCGACCAGGTGGTGCAAAAGCTGGGCCGCGATCGCGTGTGGCTTGCGCCCTCGTGCTCGCTGCTGCACTCGCCTGTGAGCCTGCAGCACGAAACGAAGCTGGAGTCGGTGATCAAGGGATGGATGTCCTTTGCCGCGGAGAAGCTCACGGAAGTGAGCACGCTGGCACGCCTTGCCATCTCCCCAGAGCGCGAGAGTGATGTCGCATGGCTCGCGAATCAGTCCGCACTTGCCACCAAGGCCACCGACCCCCGACTCAATGTCAGCGCCGTGCGCGAGCGCGCGGCCGCTCTCACGCCGCAGGATGAGCAACGCGACTCCTCCTTCGCAAAACGTCAGGAAGTGCAGCGCAACCGCCTGAAGCTTCCCGCCTTCCCCACCACGACCATCGGCTCCTTCCCCCAGACGGATGAAGTGCGGAGCTGGCGTGCGCGCTGGCGCAAGGGCTCGCTCACGGATGCGGAATACGAAGCGCTGCTCGGCGAAGAAACGGCGCGCTGCGTGCGCGTGCAGGAGGACCTGGACATCGACGTGCTGGTGCACGGCGAGTTCGAGCGCAATGACATGGTGGAGTACTTCGGCGAGCAACTCGATGGATTCACCTTCACGCAGAACGGCTGGGTGCAGAGCTACGGCAGCCGCTGTGTGAAGCCGCCGGTGATCTTCGGCGATGTATCACGCCCGCATCCCATGACCGTGCGCTGGTTCCAGTACGCGCAGAGCCTCACCGCACGCCCCATGAAGGGCATGCTCACGGGTCCCATCACGATTCTGAACTGGAGCTTCGTGCGCAATGATCTCTCGCGCCCCGAAGTGTGCCGCCAGATCGCCCTCGCCATCCGTGATGAAGTGCGCGACCTCGAAGCCGCCGGCTGCCGTGTCATTCAGATCGATGAAGCCGCGCTGCGCGAGTGCCTGCCGCTGCGTGAAAAGGACCGCGCCTTCTACCTCCAGTGGACCGTCGCCGCCTTCCGCGTGGCCGCGTCCGTGGTGCGTGATGAAACGCAGATCCACACGCACATGTGCTACAGCAACTTCAATGACATCATTGAAGCCATCGCCGCCATGGATGCGGATGTGATCACCATCGAGACCTCACGCTCCAGCATGGAGCTTCTTGATGCCTTCGTACGCTTCGAGTACCCGAATGAAATCGGACCCGGCGTGTATGACATCCACAGCCCCCGTGTCCCACCAGCCACGGAAATGCGCGAGCTCATGGACCGCGCCTCCGCCGTGCTGCCAAAGGACAACCTCTGGGTGAATCCCGACTGCGGCCTCAAGACCCGCGGCTGGCCCGAGGTGAAGGCCGCCCTGGCGAACATGGTGAGCGTGGCACACGCTTTGCGCGGTTGA
- a CDS encoding LysR family transcriptional regulator translates to MSRSALPPLELRHLRTFAAIAETHSLSKAAARLHLTQPAVSHQVKALEDLYGIPLFERKTVPLRLTPGGQRLLGLAREVEVRVAEAERDLSRIADGRAGQLRIAVECHSCFDWLMPSMDAFRERWPEVEMDLVSGFHADPVGLLGEDRADLVIVSHAIKRPDIAFHPLFRYEVSALLAKEHPLTAKPFLSARDFAKETLVTYPIPDDRIDVLREVLIPARVEPAKRRTTELTVAILQLVASKRAVAAMPRWAVQPFLDREYVVARPIGKKGLQSALHAATTEAAAGAAYMRDFLDIMRRVSFASLSGITAL, encoded by the coding sequence ATGAGCCGTTCCGCCCTTCCTCCGCTTGAGCTTCGCCACCTGCGTACCTTTGCCGCGATTGCAGAGACCCACAGTCTCTCCAAGGCCGCGGCACGCCTGCACCTCACACAGCCGGCAGTTTCCCATCAGGTGAAGGCCCTGGAAGACCTGTATGGCATTCCGCTGTTCGAGCGCAAGACGGTGCCGCTGCGGCTCACGCCGGGTGGTCAGCGCCTGCTGGGCCTTGCGCGGGAAGTGGAGGTGCGCGTGGCGGAAGCAGAGCGGGATCTCTCGCGCATTGCGGATGGTCGCGCGGGACAGTTGCGCATCGCCGTGGAGTGCCACTCGTGCTTTGACTGGCTCATGCCTTCCATGGATGCCTTCCGCGAGCGCTGGCCGGAGGTGGAGATGGATTTGGTGTCCGGCTTCCACGCGGATCCCGTGGGCTTGCTGGGCGAAGATCGCGCGGATCTCGTGATCGTGTCGCATGCCATCAAGCGGCCGGACATCGCTTTTCATCCGCTCTTCCGCTATGAAGTTTCTGCGCTGCTGGCGAAGGAGCATCCGCTGACGGCGAAGCCGTTTCTCTCTGCGCGTGACTTTGCGAAAGAGACACTCGTGACCTATCCCATCCCGGATGACCGCATCGATGTGCTGCGCGAGGTCTTGATCCCCGCACGTGTAGAACCGGCGAAGCGCCGCACCACGGAACTCACTGTGGCGATTCTGCAACTGGTGGCGAGCAAGCGAGCCGTCGCGGCGATGCCACGCTGGGCGGTGCAGCCGTTTTTGGATCGCGAGTATGTGGTCGCGCGGCCCATTGGGAAGAAGGGCCTGCAGAGCGCGCTTCACGCGGCTACCACGGAAGCGGCGGCGGGCGCGGCGTACATGCGCGATTTCCTGGACATCATGCGGCGCGTGAGTTTTGCGTCGCTGTCGGGGATTACGGCGTTGTAG
- a CDS encoding alpha/beta hydrolase, whose product MLRFTFLSLLLLLALPVGVSVAQSPKAPAKKPATSAPKREPLRSTPPDTIQAELDITYGKTPEQELKLDIYRPKVGGDKMPACVLVHGGGWMKGDKEKFRPLAISLAEKGYVVANIEYRLGDVAKYPAAVQDCNLAVRFVRANASRFGIDPNRIGAWGGSAGGHLVGLMAAAPAHEKYLTGTGDLRDVSAAVQASCIMAGPTDLTMETFVEALRRAKEKSNSFQWLGRLYDDAPDLYREASPITHFSKSTGPVLFLTGDLDNPERDAPGMAKLKELGVPTNQVIVKDAKHGCWMQKPWHEQCVDAVDAWFKEHLK is encoded by the coding sequence ATGCTCCGCTTCACCTTCCTCTCTCTTCTTCTGCTGCTCGCCCTGCCGGTAGGCGTTTCTGTAGCCCAGAGTCCCAAGGCGCCAGCCAAGAAGCCCGCGACTTCGGCTCCGAAACGCGAGCCTCTGCGCTCCACACCGCCGGACACCATTCAGGCGGAACTCGACATCACGTACGGCAAGACGCCCGAGCAGGAGTTGAAGCTGGACATCTACCGTCCCAAGGTGGGCGGAGACAAGATGCCTGCCTGTGTCCTGGTGCATGGAGGTGGCTGGATGAAGGGCGACAAGGAAAAGTTTCGCCCGCTCGCCATTTCACTCGCGGAGAAGGGGTATGTGGTGGCGAACATTGAATACCGTCTCGGTGACGTGGCGAAGTACCCGGCGGCGGTACAGGACTGCAATCTCGCGGTGCGTTTCGTACGGGCGAATGCCTCGCGCTTCGGCATCGATCCTAATCGCATCGGTGCGTGGGGCGGCAGCGCGGGTGGTCACCTCGTGGGCCTGATGGCTGCGGCGCCCGCGCATGAGAAATATCTCACCGGCACTGGTGATCTGCGCGATGTGTCGGCGGCGGTGCAGGCATCCTGCATCATGGCCGGTCCCACGGATCTCACGATGGAGACGTTCGTCGAGGCCCTGCGGCGGGCGAAGGAAAAGAGCAACAGCTTCCAGTGGCTCGGAAGACTCTACGACGATGCTCCCGACCTGTATCGCGAAGCATCACCCATCACCCACTTCAGCAAATCCACCGGACCAGTACTCTTCCTCACAGGAGATCTCGACAACCCGGAACGCGATGCTCCGGGAATGGCGAAGCTGAAGGAACTCGGTGTGCCGACGAATCAGGTGATTGTGAAAGACGCGAAGCACGGCTGCTGGATGCAGAAGCCGTGGCATGAGCAGTGCGTGGATGCTGTCGATGCGTGGTTCAAGGAGCATCTGAAGTGA
- a CDS encoding sulfatase, with product MKRPALLFAIAAFLFATSYSVATAADASSRPPNIIFILADDLGYGDLACYGAKDISTPHLDRMAAEGTRFTDYSVAAALCTPSRAAIMTGRYPGRSGLATGVLRPDATHGLPPEEVTLAEMLKTRGYATGCIGKWHLGFVKGSRPMDQGFDSYYGVLHNLDKHETVVFEKEGGMPVLRGDVVEKRPAVPSEMTGLYTTEALKFIEANKERSFFLYLGHAMPHIPFEPSARFNGQSLRGAYGDTVQELDWSTGEILAKLRSLGLAENTLVIFTSDNGPERKTPGTAAPLQGTKHTVYEGGLRVPFIAWWPGHVPAGRVSHDCTLAFDLLPTFAKLSGAALPADLKLDGLDVSDAWLGKSAPSADKPRTLYSLYGLNKRRLESIREGTWKLHLTEPPVLYDLEMDLGETRNEAEGRSDLVERLTKVAAKIREETKNPAAAKP from the coding sequence ATGAAACGTCCTGCTCTTCTCTTCGCGATTGCCGCGTTCCTCTTTGCGACATCATATTCGGTTGCGACGGCTGCGGATGCCTCATCGCGCCCACCGAACATCATCTTCATTCTCGCGGATGATCTGGGCTATGGCGATCTCGCGTGTTATGGCGCGAAGGACATCAGCACCCCGCACCTCGATCGCATGGCAGCGGAGGGCACGCGCTTCACAGATTACTCCGTGGCAGCCGCACTCTGCACGCCCTCGCGCGCGGCGATCATGACGGGGCGCTATCCCGGACGCAGCGGTCTGGCGACGGGTGTATTACGCCCTGATGCGACCCATGGTCTGCCACCTGAAGAGGTGACACTCGCGGAAATGCTGAAGACACGAGGTTATGCCACGGGCTGCATCGGCAAGTGGCACCTTGGCTTTGTGAAGGGCTCGCGTCCCATGGACCAGGGATTCGACAGCTACTACGGCGTGCTGCACAACCTGGACAAGCACGAGACGGTGGTCTTCGAAAAGGAGGGTGGCATGCCGGTGCTGCGGGGTGACGTGGTGGAGAAGCGTCCCGCAGTGCCCTCGGAGATGACCGGCCTCTACACGACGGAGGCACTGAAGTTCATCGAAGCGAATAAGGAGAGGTCCTTCTTCCTCTATCTCGGTCATGCCATGCCGCATATCCCGTTTGAGCCTTCCGCGCGATTCAACGGGCAGTCGCTCCGTGGTGCCTATGGCGATACGGTGCAGGAACTCGACTGGAGCACGGGAGAGATTCTCGCCAAGCTGCGCAGCCTTGGCCTTGCGGAAAATACGCTGGTGATTTTCACCAGTGACAATGGGCCTGAGCGCAAGACACCGGGCACGGCTGCTCCACTGCAGGGCACAAAACATACTGTCTACGAAGGTGGTTTGCGTGTGCCTTTTATTGCGTGGTGGCCCGGTCATGTGCCAGCGGGTCGTGTGAGTCATGACTGCACGCTTGCTTTCGATCTTCTGCCGACCTTTGCCAAACTCTCAGGCGCAGCTCTTCCCGCAGATCTCAAGCTTGATGGGCTCGACGTTTCCGACGCGTGGCTGGGAAAGAGTGCGCCTTCAGCGGACAAACCGAGAACACTGTACTCACTCTATGGATTGAATAAACGCCGCCTGGAGTCCATTCGCGAAGGCACGTGGAAGCTGCATCTGACCGAGCCTCCGGTCTTGTATGATCTCGAGATGGATCTTGGTGAGACACGCAATGAGGCAGAGGGGCGTTCCGACCTCGTAGAGAGGCTCACCAAGGTTGCCGCGAAGATTCGCGAGGAGACGAAGAATCCCGCAGCGGCGAAGCCGTGA
- a CDS encoding alpha-ketoacid dehydrogenase subunit beta produces MSLTYLDAIREAQHDALARDPRVFIYGQDIGKFGGAFKATKRLAEEFPGRVLDSPISEDAMVGVAIGAAIEGARPIVEMQFADFSSVGFNQIVNQAATHFWRTNVPCPIVIRLPSGGTAGSGPFHSQSMESIYAHYPGLIILTPATVEDAYHMLLAAVGCSDPVIFCEHKFLYYHLKAESLPDESLPLGKARIARPGRHATVVAYSAMVHESIRAAEELAKDGYQIEVVDLRSVKPIDTDTILASVARTGRLLCVGESFPWGGVTAEVITRVTTDGFHLLDAPPQRLNSKDTPIPYHPNLWKAHRPTSPAIVNELRRLLKY; encoded by the coding sequence ATGTCCCTGACCTACCTCGACGCCATCCGCGAAGCCCAGCACGATGCCTTGGCCCGGGATCCGCGTGTCTTCATCTACGGACAGGACATCGGGAAGTTCGGCGGTGCGTTCAAGGCGACCAAGCGCCTCGCGGAGGAATTCCCCGGCCGCGTGCTGGATTCTCCCATCAGCGAGGACGCCATGGTGGGTGTGGCCATCGGCGCAGCCATCGAGGGTGCGCGACCCATCGTGGAGATGCAGTTCGCGGATTTCAGCAGCGTGGGCTTCAACCAGATCGTCAATCAGGCGGCCACGCACTTCTGGCGCACGAATGTGCCGTGTCCCATCGTCATCCGCCTGCCCAGCGGCGGCACGGCGGGCTCCGGTCCCTTCCACAGCCAGAGCATGGAGAGCATCTATGCGCACTATCCGGGACTAATCATCCTGACGCCGGCGACGGTGGAGGATGCCTACCACATGCTGCTCGCCGCAGTGGGTTGCTCGGACCCGGTCATCTTCTGCGAGCACAAGTTCCTGTATTACCACCTCAAGGCAGAATCGCTGCCGGACGAGTCCCTCCCGCTGGGGAAGGCCCGCATCGCCCGCCCGGGTCGCCACGCCACGGTGGTCGCCTATTCCGCCATGGTGCACGAGAGCATCCGTGCCGCTGAAGAGCTGGCGAAGGACGGCTATCAAATCGAAGTGGTGGATCTGCGCAGTGTGAAGCCGATTGATACGGACACCATCCTCGCTTCCGTGGCCCGCACCGGACGGCTTCTCTGTGTGGGAGAATCCTTCCCCTGGGGCGGTGTGACTGCCGAGGTGATCACACGCGTCACGACGGACGGCTTCCACCTGCTGGACGCGCCGCCGCAGCGGCTGAACTCGAAAGACACGCCGATTCCGTATCATCCGAATCTGTGGAAGGCGCATCGTCCGACGTCCCCGGCGATCGTGAATGAGCTGCGGAGGCTGCTGAAGTATTGA
- a CDS encoding MFS transporter, with translation MTQAAPALSDEKSHMKLFWACFIALVATSFVFGIRANTLGDLQEALDLSEQQKGAINGAGMWPFALSIIFFSLVIDYIGYKTVAIFAILCHLVSLYFHLQSKTYDDFYWSTLLIAVANGSVESFINPVVATIFAKQKSKWLNILHAGWPAGLALGALVCLLFPNTTLFFDTSWKFRFATCLIPVVVYALLVFPCKFPVQERVAAGVSYRDMLKVFGAVGFFIFFSMLTMAYYQSRTEEIVWSRVLMVGGAAALIAGIYTRSLGHWLFLVVLLTIGPLATTELGTDGWMPELLKLGGPAGVDGAMFAAGIFLYTSAIMTVLRFYAGPIVHSFSPIGLLVVSAVVAIGGLMFLSVSAGWMIVAAATVYAFGKTFLWSTTLGLTAEQLPKGGALALNGVSAVGVLFLGVLGNPYLGFRQDHDQSQRLSVPEHAALYASIKGEEKPSVFGNVPSLDQAKVAALTTEKKAELEKVQALSKRSQFVTIAILPTFMLVCYILLWFYFKSKGGYKPVSISHGDEAEPGF, from the coding sequence ATGACTCAAGCAGCGCCCGCTCTCTCTGACGAGAAGTCCCACATGAAGCTCTTCTGGGCGTGTTTCATCGCGCTGGTGGCCACGTCGTTCGTGTTCGGCATCCGGGCGAATACTCTCGGTGACTTGCAGGAGGCCTTGGATCTCTCCGAGCAGCAGAAGGGAGCGATCAATGGTGCGGGCATGTGGCCGTTTGCGCTGAGCATCATCTTCTTCAGCCTCGTCATTGACTACATCGGGTACAAGACGGTGGCGATTTTTGCCATCCTCTGCCACCTGGTGTCGCTGTATTTCCATCTGCAGTCCAAGACGTATGATGACTTCTACTGGAGCACTCTGCTCATCGCCGTGGCGAATGGCTCGGTGGAGTCCTTCATCAATCCGGTGGTGGCCACCATCTTCGCGAAGCAGAAGTCGAAGTGGTTGAATATCCTCCACGCAGGCTGGCCAGCGGGTCTGGCGCTGGGGGCGCTGGTGTGCCTGCTTTTCCCCAATACCACGCTCTTCTTTGATACGAGTTGGAAGTTCCGCTTCGCGACCTGCCTCATCCCGGTGGTGGTGTACGCCCTCCTGGTCTTCCCCTGCAAGTTCCCGGTGCAGGAGCGTGTGGCGGCAGGCGTGAGCTACCGGGACATGCTCAAGGTCTTCGGCGCGGTGGGCTTCTTCATCTTCTTTTCCATGCTCACCATGGCCTACTACCAGTCCCGCACGGAGGAAATCGTCTGGAGCAGGGTGCTGATGGTCGGTGGTGCAGCAGCCTTAATCGCGGGCATCTACACGCGGTCGCTGGGACACTGGCTCTTCCTGGTGGTGCTGCTGACCATCGGACCCCTTGCCACGACGGAGCTGGGCACGGATGGCTGGATGCCTGAGTTGCTGAAGCTGGGCGGTCCTGCGGGTGTGGATGGCGCGATGTTCGCCGCAGGCATTTTCCTCTACACCTCAGCCATCATGACGGTGCTGCGCTTCTACGCGGGACCGATTGTGCACAGCTTCTCACCCATCGGTCTCCTGGTGGTGAGTGCGGTCGTGGCGATTGGGGGTCTCATGTTCCTCTCCGTGTCCGCGGGATGGATGATTGTGGCTGCGGCCACGGTGTATGCCTTTGGTAAGACCTTCCTGTGGAGCACCACGCTGGGGCTTACGGCCGAGCAGCTGCCCAAGGGGGGCGCGCTGGCACTGAATGGCGTGTCCGCCGTCGGGGTGCTCTTCCTCGGCGTGCTGGGTAACCCGTACTTGGGCTTCAGGCAGGACCATGATCAGTCGCAGCGCCTTTCCGTTCCGGAGCACGCTGCTCTCTACGCCAGCATCAAGGGTGAAGAGAAGCCCAGCGTCTTTGGCAATGTGCCCAGCCTCGATCAGGCAAAAGTCGCCGCGCTCACCACGGAGAAGAAGGCAGAACTGGAGAAGGTACAGGCCCTGAGCAAGCGCAGCCAGTTCGTGACCATCGCGATTCTGCCCACTTTCATGCTGGTGTGTTACATCCTCCTGTGGTTCTACTTCAAGTCCAAGGGCGGGTACAAGCCGGTCTCCATCTCCCACGGGGATGAGGCGGAGCCGGGGTTCTGA